One Sediminibacillus dalangtanensis genomic region harbors:
- a CDS encoding four-helix bundle copper-binding protein gives MAHEKYQELLNTLHDCMVQCNHCYDACLEEDDVKMMAPCIRLDRECADICGYLAQAITRGTPYVAELASVCAKICEDCGNECKKHEQEHCQKCADICMKCADACRKVA, from the coding sequence ATGGCACACGAAAAATATCAAGAGCTTCTCAACACTTTACATGACTGTATGGTACAGTGCAACCACTGTTATGATGCCTGTCTAGAGGAAGACGACGTGAAAATGATGGCACCATGCATTCGCCTTGATCGTGAATGCGCGGATATTTGCGGTTACCTGGCTCAAGCAATTACGCGTGGTACACCATATGTAGCGGAACTTGCTTCTGTATGTGCAAAAATTTGCGAAGACTGTGGAAATGAATGTAAAAAGCACGAACAAGAACATTGCCAGAAATGTGCGGATATCTGCATGAAGTGTGCAGATGCTTGCCGTAAAGTTGCTTAA
- a CDS encoding MMPL family transporter, with protein sequence MNNFTEWLGKAIAGMRTRWLTVVIWVALVAVVSMVWPQVNKEETGSNNLLPGDAMSEEAARLADEQFPDNSGVPLLVVWYRDGGLTEEDFLSVQSLFGKLEENPLENQKMIPGFGEMPVPVLQEAASEDEMALTTPIFFSEEAVTDELQAAMVSLQQRINEISEEQVFEKDLESEGLHVRFTGPAGIQTDTTALFSQADVTLLIATVLLVLVLLIVLYRSPILAVVPLIGVGFAYGLVSPLLGFFASQGWIVVDAQAVSIMTVLLFGAGTDYCLFLVSRYRDELQLEANKYKALQLAIANSGGAIMMSALTTAIGLLTLSLAQYASYDRFAVPFSLAIVIMCIAVLTLLPAILAIFGRTAFFPFIPRTEKMAKELTEKKGKPVRQPKTRSKFSKAAGRLVTEKPWAIIIVCLLFLGGLAAFVPKIDYTYGVLDSFPDDMPSREGFAVIAEHYPPGEIAPVDMIVETDSGIDEMQSAIAGMDNVARVSDPRFGENNEDFVHYSVTLSIDPYSSEAVAMVPDLKDRAEDVLEQEGMENADDHVWIGGETAILFDTEQITSRDQNIIIPVILVIIAILLLVYLRSIVAMTYLLLTVVLSFFSALGLGWLFIHYGMDEPAMQGLIPLYAFVFLVALGGDYNIFMISSIWRNRKRMPLKQAIAEGVGETSSVITSAGLILAGTFSVLAVMPMQVLVQFGVVTAIGVLLDTFIVRPLLVPAITTVLGKYAFWPGALWKKTDAQLQKKRSSW encoded by the coding sequence ATGAACAATTTTACAGAATGGTTAGGCAAAGCGATAGCAGGTATGAGAACCAGATGGTTAACCGTGGTGATATGGGTTGCCCTTGTGGCAGTAGTATCGATGGTGTGGCCTCAGGTGAATAAAGAAGAAACAGGATCGAATAATCTGTTACCGGGAGATGCAATGTCGGAAGAGGCTGCCAGGCTTGCTGATGAACAGTTTCCGGATAATTCGGGTGTTCCGTTACTTGTGGTATGGTACAGAGATGGCGGATTGACAGAAGAAGATTTTTTATCTGTACAATCATTGTTCGGCAAGTTGGAAGAAAACCCGCTCGAAAATCAAAAAATGATTCCAGGATTTGGAGAAATGCCTGTGCCGGTATTGCAAGAGGCAGCCTCAGAAGATGAAATGGCACTAACGACTCCGATATTTTTTAGCGAGGAAGCTGTCACAGATGAACTGCAAGCAGCGATGGTCAGTTTGCAGCAGCGCATAAATGAGATTTCGGAGGAGCAGGTCTTTGAAAAAGACCTCGAATCTGAAGGGCTTCACGTAAGATTTACCGGCCCGGCAGGCATTCAGACGGATACCACTGCTTTGTTCAGCCAGGCGGATGTGACCTTGTTGATTGCGACTGTCTTATTGGTATTGGTATTGCTGATTGTTTTATACCGTTCTCCTATATTAGCGGTTGTTCCGCTGATAGGTGTAGGTTTTGCGTATGGTTTGGTCAGCCCGTTGCTAGGTTTCTTTGCCAGTCAGGGCTGGATTGTCGTCGATGCACAGGCAGTATCGATCATGACTGTCCTGTTATTTGGGGCTGGAACAGATTATTGTTTGTTCCTTGTTTCCCGTTACCGGGATGAACTGCAATTGGAGGCGAATAAATATAAGGCACTGCAGCTGGCGATTGCCAATTCCGGTGGGGCCATTATGATGAGTGCACTTACCACGGCGATTGGTTTGTTGACTTTATCGCTGGCGCAGTATGCTTCTTACGATCGATTTGCTGTTCCCTTCAGTCTTGCGATTGTTATTATGTGTATTGCTGTGCTAACCTTGCTTCCGGCAATTTTGGCCATTTTCGGTAGAACGGCTTTCTTCCCATTCATACCAAGAACAGAAAAGATGGCGAAAGAATTAACAGAGAAAAAAGGAAAACCAGTTCGGCAACCAAAAACGAGAAGCAAGTTCAGTAAAGCGGCAGGTCGACTGGTTACGGAGAAGCCATGGGCAATTATTATTGTCTGCCTTCTTTTCTTGGGCGGACTGGCAGCATTCGTACCAAAAATCGATTACACGTATGGCGTGCTGGATTCTTTTCCAGATGATATGCCGTCCCGGGAAGGTTTTGCTGTAATTGCTGAACACTATCCTCCCGGAGAAATTGCTCCAGTCGATATGATCGTCGAGACAGATAGCGGGATAGATGAAATGCAATCGGCTATCGCTGGAATGGACAATGTTGCGAGGGTAAGTGATCCGAGATTTGGGGAGAACAATGAGGATTTTGTTCATTACTCCGTCACGCTATCTATCGACCCTTATTCTTCTGAAGCTGTAGCCATGGTTCCGGATTTAAAGGATCGTGCAGAGGATGTACTGGAACAGGAGGGCATGGAAAATGCTGATGACCATGTATGGATTGGCGGAGAAACAGCAATTCTTTTTGACACCGAACAAATAACCAGCCGTGACCAAAATATCATTATTCCGGTCATCCTTGTTATCATCGCTATTTTGCTGCTGGTATATTTACGTTCGATTGTTGCAATGACTTATTTACTGTTGACGGTTGTTTTGTCTTTCTTTTCCGCATTGGGGCTGGGTTGGCTGTTTATCCATTACGGAATGGATGAGCCGGCGATGCAAGGGCTGATCCCGTTATACGCCTTTGTATTTCTTGTAGCACTAGGCGGTGATTACAATATTTTTATGATATCGAGTATTTGGAGAAACCGGAAACGGATGCCGTTAAAACAGGCAATTGCAGAAGGGGTAGGGGAAACCAGCAGTGTCATTACTTCCGCAGGCCTTATTTTGGCAGGAACATTTTCTGTTTTAGCTGTCATGCCGATGCAGGTGCTTGTTCAGTTTGGTGTCGTCACCGCCATCGGTGTGTTACTCGATACCTTTATCGTCAGACCGTTGCTCGTCCCCGCCATTACCACCGTGCTGGGAAAATATGCGTTCTGGCCAGGGGCTTTGTGGAAAAAAACGGATGCTCAACTCCAGAAAAAAAGAAGTTCATGGTAA
- a CDS encoding class I SAM-dependent methyltransferase, which produces MGKWFPTVYDFFMKPLEKHRFKDIRSNLIAKAKGRVLEIGSGSGINLPHYQHCVEQVTAIDPNEQMLQRSAKFVRQGKVQVQLIKAEAEKLPFADNTFDTVVATLVFCTVADPQKAILEIKRVSKPGARILLFEHVKVHHPFWAKIQDILTPAWKKVCDGCHLNRNTLDYIKQADLSVLEFKNYYKGIFITVDCSYQPEVNKK; this is translated from the coding sequence ATGGGAAAATGGTTTCCAACAGTCTATGATTTTTTCATGAAACCTTTGGAGAAACATAGGTTTAAGGATATTCGAAGCAATCTTATAGCAAAAGCAAAAGGAAGAGTTCTAGAGATTGGTTCCGGCTCAGGAATCAATTTACCACACTATCAGCACTGTGTTGAACAAGTGACGGCTATAGATCCCAATGAACAGATGTTGCAGCGTTCTGCTAAATTTGTGCGGCAGGGAAAAGTGCAAGTCCAACTTATAAAGGCAGAGGCGGAGAAACTTCCCTTCGCAGACAATACATTTGATACGGTAGTAGCAACGCTGGTATTTTGTACGGTTGCGGATCCACAAAAAGCCATTTTAGAAATAAAAAGAGTCAGCAAACCCGGAGCAAGGATACTCTTATTCGAGCATGTTAAAGTACATCATCCGTTTTGGGCGAAGATCCAAGATATACTAACACCGGCTTGGAAAAAAGTATGTGACGGCTGCCATTTAAACCGGAACACACTTGATTATATAAAACAAGCGGATTTATCTGTCCTTGAATTTAAAAATTACTACAAAGGAATATTTATAACGGTAGATTGTTCATACCAGCCAGAAGTGAATAAGAAATAG
- a CDS encoding PTS mannitol transporter subunit IICBA, with amino-acid sequence MAQSSVKVAIQKFGNFLSSMVLPNIGAFIAWGLITALFIPDGIIPNEELAKLVDPMVKYLLPLLIGYTGGKLIHDQRGGVVGAIATIGVIVGAPDTPMFLGAMIMGPLGGYVIKKFDQLIEGKIRTGFEMLVNNFSAGILGGLLAILSFLAIGPAVDGFTQVLVVGVDWLVGAGLLPLTSILIEPAKILFLNNAINHGVLSPIGLEQVQNAGKSVLFLLEANPGPGLGVLLAFSLFGKGSAKQSAPGAGIIHFLGGIHEIYFPYVLMKPMLFIAVILGGMSGVFTLVLLGGGLVAPSSPGSIIAITAVTPPQAMSYVANYAGVIVAAVVSFVVSAIVLKSGKQSEEDIDQATKKMEEMKGKKSSVAGSVSSGAAENTAEHGVMPEEVDKIVFACDAGMGSSAMGASLLRKKVKEADLDVAVTNTSISNLPSDAQIVITQEELTPRAQNKLPNAYHISVDNFLSSPEYDKLIDSLQSGVSEELAELTEDSQEEVTEPDPGKADDDDDLLLEENIFIGQEFDSKEDAIRFAGEALVKAGYVEESYVDAMIERDNITSTYMGNNVAIPHGTEDAKKAVLKSGFTVVQVPNGVDFDGEETKLIFGIAGKDGTHLEILSGIAVICSEMENIEQMVQAKTAKELKDIINSK; translated from the coding sequence ATGGCTCAATCATCTGTAAAAGTTGCAATACAGAAGTTTGGTAATTTCCTTAGTTCCATGGTATTACCCAACATTGGTGCTTTTATTGCCTGGGGTTTGATTACGGCATTGTTTATTCCGGATGGAATCATTCCGAATGAAGAGCTTGCCAAGTTAGTTGACCCGATGGTTAAGTACTTATTGCCGCTGTTAATCGGTTATACTGGCGGTAAATTGATTCACGATCAACGCGGAGGGGTGGTCGGCGCGATTGCCACCATCGGTGTGATTGTCGGAGCTCCCGATACGCCAATGTTCCTTGGCGCGATGATCATGGGTCCTCTTGGGGGATATGTGATCAAAAAATTTGATCAGTTAATCGAAGGGAAAATCAGAACCGGTTTCGAAATGCTTGTCAATAACTTTTCTGCCGGTATTCTTGGTGGATTGCTTGCAATCCTGTCTTTCCTTGCGATCGGCCCGGCTGTAGACGGATTCACGCAAGTGTTGGTTGTAGGTGTCGACTGGTTAGTAGGCGCGGGCTTATTGCCATTGACAAGTATCCTGATCGAACCGGCAAAAATCCTGTTCCTGAACAATGCAATCAACCACGGGGTGTTGTCTCCGATTGGCCTTGAGCAGGTACAGAATGCAGGGAAGTCTGTGTTATTCCTGCTAGAAGCCAACCCGGGACCAGGTCTGGGTGTCTTGTTAGCCTTCTCTCTCTTCGGAAAAGGTTCTGCTAAACAATCTGCTCCAGGAGCAGGAATCATTCACTTCTTGGGCGGTATCCATGAAATTTATTTCCCATATGTATTGATGAAACCTATGTTGTTCATCGCTGTTATTCTTGGCGGAATGAGCGGCGTATTTACGTTGGTACTGTTGGGCGGAGGCCTTGTGGCTCCTTCCTCGCCGGGAAGTATTATTGCTATTACAGCTGTCACTCCACCACAGGCAATGTCTTATGTCGCCAACTATGCGGGTGTGATAGTGGCTGCGGTAGTTTCATTTGTTGTTTCGGCAATTGTGCTTAAATCCGGAAAGCAGTCAGAAGAAGATATTGATCAAGCAACCAAAAAGATGGAAGAAATGAAAGGAAAGAAAAGCTCTGTTGCAGGCTCTGTATCTTCGGGAGCTGCAGAAAACACAGCGGAACATGGTGTGATGCCTGAAGAGGTAGACAAAATCGTATTCGCCTGTGATGCCGGCATGGGTTCGAGCGCCATGGGAGCTTCCTTGCTGCGTAAAAAGGTAAAGGAAGCTGATCTCGATGTGGCGGTGACGAATACGTCGATCAGCAACCTGCCGAGTGACGCGCAAATCGTCATTACACAGGAAGAGCTGACACCACGTGCTCAAAACAAGCTGCCGAACGCTTACCATATTTCGGTGGATAACTTCTTATCCAGCCCTGAATATGACAAGCTGATTGACAGCTTACAAAGCGGGGTATCAGAAGAACTGGCTGAACTTACGGAAGATTCTCAGGAAGAGGTAACAGAACCAGATCCGGGAAAAGCAGATGATGATGATGACTTGCTTCTCGAAGAGAACATTTTTATCGGCCAGGAATTTGACTCGAAAGAGGACGCAATTCGCTTTGCTGGGGAAGCATTGGTGAAAGCGGGCTATGTAGAAGAAAGCTATGTTGATGCCATGATTGAACGGGATAACATAACATCCACATACATGGGGAACAATGTAGCGATTCCACACGGCACGGAAGATGCAAAAAAAGCGGTGCTCAAATCTGGTTTCACAGTTGTACAGGTACCGAATGGTGTCGATTTTGACGGAGAAGAAACAAAATTGATTTTCGGAATCGCAGGAAAAGACGGTACCCACTTGGAAATCCTTTCAGGAATTGCAGTCATTTGTTCGGAAATGGAAAATATCGAACAGATGGTCCAGGCAAAAACAGCGAAAGAACTGAAGGACATCATCAACAGTAAATAA
- a CDS encoding BCCT family transporter — protein MKNRLIDWPTFIGALIILLAVTIPLVLFPEQGEAFVLAANDFVTQNFGVVYLLVGFVLFFFLIYVAFSVNGHIKLGEKDEKPEFNTFSWAAMLFCAGIGSSILYWGTIEWAYYYQAPPFGIETGSKEAIQWASSYGIFHWGPIAWAIYTLPALPMAYFYYVRKKPVLKISEACRPLIGRLTDGPVGKLIDILFMFGLMGGAGTTLALGAPMIAEGVSRLTGLPANMTMQTIILILCTTIFAISAYSGLRKGIKVLSDLNLWLAIFLLAFIFVFGPTTFIAETTTNSIGLILDNFFHMSTWTEPFNNLGPFERTGFPEGWTVFYWAWWLVYAPFVGLFVAKISRGRTIRQMVLGTIIYGSLGSLLFFGIMGNFGLYMQLTGQFDVVSVLNDQGAPYAIISIINQLPWAPLIILVFTVLAIIFLATTFDSSSYILASVVQSEVEDEPLRWNRLFWAFTLCLMPLVLMFIGGLSTLQTASIVGGFPLLFIMLMLAWSFMKASTDDLKASEHYKPKTINLDSKKILQRLRRKRKRQEKPDEPES, from the coding sequence ATGAAAAATCGCTTAATTGATTGGCCGACTTTTATTGGAGCTTTAATAATATTGCTGGCAGTTACCATCCCGCTAGTCTTGTTTCCTGAACAGGGAGAAGCATTTGTCCTGGCGGCCAATGATTTTGTCACCCAAAACTTCGGCGTTGTTTATTTGCTCGTCGGCTTTGTTTTGTTTTTCTTTCTGATATACGTGGCGTTTAGCGTGAACGGACACATAAAACTGGGCGAAAAAGACGAAAAGCCAGAGTTTAACACTTTTTCCTGGGCGGCTATGTTGTTTTGTGCCGGAATTGGTTCCAGTATTTTGTACTGGGGAACGATTGAATGGGCGTACTATTATCAGGCTCCACCCTTTGGGATTGAAACAGGTTCCAAAGAGGCAATCCAGTGGGCCAGTTCTTACGGAATATTCCATTGGGGGCCGATTGCCTGGGCGATTTATACTCTTCCGGCATTGCCGATGGCTTACTTTTATTACGTCCGGAAGAAACCGGTGTTAAAAATAAGTGAAGCTTGCCGGCCATTGATCGGGCGGCTGACTGATGGTCCTGTCGGTAAACTAATCGATATTTTGTTTATGTTCGGATTGATGGGCGGGGCAGGTACTACACTTGCCCTTGGAGCACCGATGATTGCGGAGGGTGTTTCCCGGCTGACGGGCCTGCCCGCGAATATGACCATGCAGACGATTATCCTGATTTTGTGTACGACGATTTTCGCTATCAGCGCTTATTCGGGGCTGCGGAAGGGTATCAAAGTGCTCAGTGATTTGAATCTTTGGCTGGCTATCTTTTTGCTGGCATTCATTTTTGTATTCGGCCCGACTACCTTCATTGCTGAGACGACGACCAATAGTATCGGCTTGATCTTGGATAATTTTTTTCATATGAGCACGTGGACAGAACCATTCAATAATTTAGGGCCGTTCGAACGTACAGGTTTTCCAGAAGGATGGACGGTATTCTATTGGGCATGGTGGCTTGTATATGCCCCATTTGTTGGCTTGTTTGTCGCGAAAATTTCCCGTGGCCGGACGATTCGCCAAATGGTTCTTGGAACGATTATTTATGGTTCGCTTGGTAGTTTATTGTTTTTTGGTATCATGGGGAACTTCGGACTGTATATGCAGCTTACCGGTCAGTTCGATGTAGTTAGTGTGTTGAATGACCAAGGTGCACCTTATGCGATTATCAGCATAATCAATCAACTGCCATGGGCGCCTTTGATTATCCTTGTTTTTACCGTCTTGGCGATTATCTTTCTAGCAACCACGTTTGATTCAAGCTCCTATATTCTTGCTTCTGTTGTCCAGTCGGAAGTGGAGGATGAACCATTACGCTGGAATCGTTTGTTTTGGGCATTCACCCTATGTTTGATGCCGTTGGTGCTGATGTTTATCGGTGGGTTGTCGACGTTACAGACAGCAAGCATTGTCGGTGGTTTTCCGTTATTGTTTATCATGCTTATGTTGGCATGGTCGTTCATGAAAGCATCCACCGATGACTTGAAGGCATCCGAACACTATAAACCGAAAACAATCAATCTTGACTCCAAAAAGATATTGCAGCGGTTGAGGCGAAAGAGGAAAAGGCAGGAAAAGCCTGATGAACCAGAAAGCTGA
- a CDS encoding mannitol-1-phosphate 5-dehydrogenase, which produces MKQTVHFGAGNIGRGFIGGLFAESGYHVTFVDIADQIIDKLNEQKSYQVKLATEQEQTTTIENVSGLNNMKQEEEVIEAIKGAVYLTTAIGPNILPRIAPLIARGLSERVYETDEPLYVIACENQISATDILKKHILDNLDEDTKERLEGRVFFFNSAVDRIVPIQEDPESLDVLVEPYFEWVVETKQTIPPIEGMTVVEELAPFIERKLFTVNTGHAVIAYFGYLAGKSTIDKTLADETIAKQVQETLKETGAYLVRQYGLNEEEHLAYIQKNIERFKNPYLNDAVTRVGRAPMRKLGPEDRLIRPATEAQKAGLSFTNLAKAIAAALLFDYEEDEEAVKIQEMLKEHGPAYVLKEVSGLDEGSEISKKVIEQYHALKQ; this is translated from the coding sequence TTGAAACAAACCGTTCACTTTGGTGCAGGAAATATCGGGCGTGGTTTTATCGGTGGTTTATTCGCCGAGTCTGGTTACCATGTTACTTTTGTCGATATTGCTGACCAAATCATTGATAAATTGAATGAACAAAAAAGCTATCAGGTTAAATTGGCTACCGAGCAGGAACAAACGACCACAATTGAAAATGTATCCGGCCTAAACAATATGAAGCAGGAAGAGGAAGTGATCGAAGCGATCAAGGGTGCCGTATATCTGACCACGGCAATCGGACCGAACATTCTACCGCGGATTGCTCCGTTGATTGCCCGTGGGTTATCAGAGCGTGTCTATGAAACGGATGAACCCCTCTATGTCATTGCTTGTGAAAACCAAATCTCTGCTACTGATATCTTGAAAAAACATATCTTGGACAATCTGGATGAGGACACCAAAGAAAGACTGGAAGGCAGGGTGTTTTTCTTCAACTCTGCAGTCGACAGAATTGTTCCTATCCAGGAAGATCCAGAGTCGCTTGATGTTCTGGTCGAGCCATACTTTGAATGGGTAGTCGAAACAAAACAAACTATCCCGCCAATTGAAGGAATGACGGTCGTTGAGGAGCTGGCACCTTTTATTGAGCGTAAACTATTCACTGTAAATACAGGTCATGCAGTGATTGCTTACTTTGGTTATCTTGCTGGAAAGAGTACAATTGATAAAACATTGGCAGACGAGACGATTGCTAAGCAAGTACAAGAAACCTTGAAAGAAACCGGTGCCTATCTCGTGAGGCAGTATGGACTGAATGAAGAAGAACATCTCGCCTATATCCAAAAAAACATCGAGCGCTTTAAAAATCCGTACCTGAACGATGCTGTTACCAGAGTGGGCCGTGCTCCGATGCGTAAGCTAGGACCAGAGGACAGGCTGATCCGCCCGGCAACAGAGGCCCAGAAAGCGGGATTGTCGTTCACAAATTTAGCGAAGGCGATCGCAGCAGCACTGCTTTTTGACTACGAAGAAGATGAAGAAGCCGTGAAAATTCAGGAAATGCTCAAGGAGCATGGACCGGCATATGTGCTGAAAGAAGTGAGTGGCCTGGATGAAGGCAGTGAAATCAGCAAAAAAGTAATCGAGCAATACCATGCATTGAAACAATAA
- a CDS encoding BglG family transcription antiterminator encodes MFITSREKSIINLIVRTSGKHTAQSLAAFLNVSVRTIQRDLKSVEKSLRQFQLGLTRTSSDGLVIAGKNEHIYRLMQHLSSLNPTDETPEERKLYLLITLLQDGPSFKTQVLAKQLGVSTATLSAYLDDLAAWLEKFRVRLSRKRGVGVELNAQESDKRKALAGYFSVHFHEELIEQLYLLQKGNQVEGPVLSYFSPQYLLEIDTLVSRTINKGQSRLADSDYIGLVIHICITMQRSENQYLLEENDQSVDKSSMEYQGMKQICEELKQKYGVPLTEKDVLFLSVILKGSKLQAADAIEYDSIMLGRLIKNVIADVSKQLHVHLADDFSLFQGLLAHMEPSLFRLQQEMELFNPLTEDIKRKYPVLFMAVKKSLEDNFEDVRFPDEEVAFIVLHFGSAMLMNEEKTSIQAVVVCPTGIGASKMLASRIQQEIPEIEKVDILSINDFQHADLDSFDIVISTVRLPFTEFDYILVSPLLSEEDTEAIHDFLQRNLEKMTSKKHYLRPAEENGSVNHSEQPAIHDLLKEIKEVHSSIEGILANLRVYRQQQSTDHREVLWKMVEQAEDDNLLEDSKKIVKELEEREKRGGLGIPGTNMGLYHCRDDHIQELIFQISHLEQPCTIKGMDGQEVQMKNLLLMLAPDSMSPREQEVLSLISTSIIENDVAMMIFSSSNEAMIRKKLEDLFLDYLQNNLIKE; translated from the coding sequence ATGTTTATTACATCACGAGAAAAATCCATCATCAATCTGATTGTTAGAACCTCAGGAAAGCATACCGCACAATCTTTGGCTGCGTTTCTCAATGTAAGCGTAAGGACGATTCAGCGTGATTTGAAATCAGTAGAAAAATCATTGCGACAATTTCAGTTGGGATTGACCAGAACGTCGAGTGATGGGCTCGTCATCGCTGGAAAAAATGAGCATATTTACCGTCTGATGCAGCACCTTTCCAGTCTGAATCCGACAGATGAAACGCCGGAGGAGCGAAAACTTTACCTGTTGATCACTTTGCTGCAGGATGGGCCGTCTTTTAAGACGCAGGTGCTGGCAAAACAGCTAGGCGTCAGCACGGCGACTTTGAGTGCTTATTTGGATGATTTGGCTGCCTGGCTGGAGAAATTCCGGGTGAGGCTTTCGAGGAAACGTGGAGTAGGCGTGGAATTGAACGCACAGGAGTCCGACAAAAGGAAGGCTCTGGCCGGCTACTTTTCCGTGCATTTCCATGAAGAGCTGATCGAGCAATTATACTTGCTGCAAAAAGGGAATCAGGTAGAGGGACCTGTGTTGAGTTACTTTTCCCCACAATATCTATTGGAAATAGATACGTTGGTTAGCCGAACGATCAATAAGGGACAATCCAGACTTGCCGACAGCGATTACATCGGTTTGGTTATTCATATTTGTATCACCATGCAGCGATCGGAAAATCAATATCTATTGGAGGAAAATGACCAATCTGTGGACAAATCCTCCATGGAGTACCAGGGAATGAAGCAAATATGCGAAGAGTTGAAACAGAAGTATGGGGTGCCTCTTACGGAAAAGGATGTGCTATTTCTGTCGGTTATTTTAAAGGGGTCCAAGCTACAGGCTGCTGATGCCATTGAATACGACAGCATCATGCTGGGCAGGTTGATCAAAAATGTCATTGCGGATGTTTCCAAACAGCTCCATGTCCATTTGGCGGATGACTTCTCGCTATTTCAGGGTCTGCTCGCGCATATGGAGCCTTCTTTGTTTCGCCTGCAACAAGAAATGGAATTATTCAACCCTTTGACCGAAGATATAAAGCGGAAATACCCGGTATTGTTCATGGCTGTCAAAAAAAGTTTGGAAGATAACTTTGAAGATGTCCGGTTTCCGGATGAAGAAGTAGCTTTTATCGTACTTCATTTTGGCTCGGCAATGTTGATGAATGAGGAGAAGACATCGATACAAGCGGTGGTTGTCTGTCCGACGGGGATAGGTGCTTCGAAAATGCTAGCGAGTCGTATTCAGCAGGAAATCCCGGAAATTGAAAAAGTAGATATATTATCGATCAACGACTTTCAACATGCGGATCTGGATTCGTTTGATATCGTCATTTCTACCGTGCGGCTGCCTTTTACAGAATTTGATTACATCCTGGTGAGCCCTTTGCTCAGCGAAGAAGACACGGAAGCGATCCATGATTTTTTACAACGAAATCTGGAAAAAATGACAAGCAAAAAACACTATCTGCGACCAGCGGAAGAAAATGGATCTGTAAACCATTCAGAGCAACCGGCAATTCATGATTTGTTGAAGGAAATCAAGGAGGTCCACTCCAGCATAGAAGGAATTCTTGCTAATCTTCGGGTTTACCGCCAGCAGCAATCGACTGATCACCGGGAAGTATTGTGGAAAATGGTCGAACAAGCTGAGGACGACAACCTGCTGGAGGATTCGAAAAAAATCGTGAAAGAGCTTGAGGAACGTGAAAAAAGAGGCGGCTTAGGGATTCCGGGGACGAACATGGGCTTGTACCATTGTCGGGATGATCATATTCAAGAATTGATTTTTCAAATATCTCATCTAGAGCAGCCTTGTACCATTAAAGGAATGGATGGTCAGGAAGTGCAAATGAAAAACTTGTTGTTAATGCTTGCACCCGATAGCATGAGCCCTCGTGAGCAGGAAGTCCTTAGCCTGATTAGCACGAGTATAATTGAAAATGATGTCGCTATGATGATTTTTTCATCATCAAACGAAGCCATGATTCGCAAAAAATTGGAGGACCTGTTTTTGGATTACCTTCAAAATAACTTGATAAAGGAATGA
- a CDS encoding TetR/AcrR family transcriptional regulator yields MTANNQRPLGRPRASDRKQPTTDIILQAAIELFLAHSYQEVSVDDVAKAANLTKATIYYYYPSKASLFTETIVQLITRIHGQTQGILQKDIPLRERLLEIAEAHLTATFNIDLDSFMRETKNNLSEEQITRMQHAEEQLYKAIEQAIREAGEKKETSSIDSTFAAHAYVALLRVGNYRNRNGNGIFPTTTQTAEQIVDFFWRGLNPEKV; encoded by the coding sequence TTGACCGCGAATAACCAACGGCCGCTGGGAAGACCGCGCGCAAGTGACCGAAAACAACCGACAACCGACATCATCCTCCAGGCAGCCATCGAGCTTTTTTTAGCCCATAGTTACCAGGAAGTATCCGTGGACGACGTAGCCAAGGCTGCCAACCTCACCAAAGCTACCATATATTATTACTATCCAAGCAAGGCTTCCTTGTTTACAGAAACCATCGTACAACTAATTACCCGGATTCATGGACAAACCCAAGGGATTTTACAAAAAGATATTCCGTTACGCGAACGCCTGCTGGAAATTGCCGAAGCACACTTGACTGCCACATTCAATATAGACTTAGACAGTTTCATGCGCGAAACAAAAAATAATTTGTCAGAAGAACAGATAACCAGAATGCAGCATGCTGAGGAACAATTATATAAAGCTATTGAACAAGCGATTAGAGAAGCAGGAGAAAAGAAAGAAACAAGCAGTATTGATTCCACATTTGCTGCCCATGCCTACGTAGCATTGCTGCGGGTTGGCAACTATCGAAATCGGAACGGAAATGGCATTTTTCCGACAACAACGCAAACCGCCGAACAAATCGTTGATTTTTTCTGGAGAGGCTTAAATCCAGAGAAAGTCTAA